One genomic region from Manis pentadactyla isolate mManPen7 chromosome 12, mManPen7.hap1, whole genome shotgun sequence encodes:
- the GMIP gene encoding GEM-interacting protein isoform X2 — protein MDAAEPGLPPAPESRKRYSDIFRSLDNLEISLGNVTLEMLSGDSVLSGDPEPDQTSTATVPSESRRWSGSSLEGPAPLTAEELDLRLIRTKGGVDASLDYAKTWSRYAKELLAWTEKRASYELEFAKSIMKIAEAGKVSVHQQSHMPLQYIYTLFMEHDLSLGALAVETVAQQKRDYYQPLAAKRTEIEKWRKEFKEQWMKEQKRMNEAVQALRRAQLQYMQRSEDLRVRSQVSPEEPAPQASPGPSKQQERRRRSREEAQAKAQEAEALYQACVREANARQQDLEAAKQRIVSHVRKLVLQGDEVLRRVTLGLFSLRGAQAERGPRTFSALAECCEPFEPGQRYQEFVRALRPEAPPPPPPAFSFQEFVAPVHSSPLDTRKKLSGPPPPRLDESVAESGPWEDTGTPGPTPGSDVDSVGGGSESRSLDSPSSSPGPGARRLVKVSSIGTESSDDFEERDPDLGDGLENGPGSPFRKWTLSNAAQTHQLRRLRGPAKCRECEAFMVSGIECEKCFLTCHKRCLETLLILCGHRKLPARTPIFGVDFLQLPRDFPEEVPFVVTKCTAEIEHRALGVQGIYRVSGSRVRVERLCQAFENGRALVDLSGNSPHDISSVLKRFLQELTDPVVPFHLYDGFISLAKALHADPGHNPGTPSPSSEVIRLLKNLLVHLPDSNYNTLRHLVAHLFRVAAQFEENKMSANNLGIVFGPTLLRPPDGPGTAGAGPVTCLLDSGHQAQLVEFLIMYYEQIFGMDELPLAVEPPPQDPSPAPEPLTISPQTQPPNLAPDSLPPALALDPDPDPEPHSAPEEHLEATPSETPTPQSDQREEVAENTKDEGGEVSSKGPEDSLLGTQSRGHFSRQPVKYPRGGVRPVTHQLSSLALVASKLCEETPVTPVPRGSLRRKGPGTTTSSPEGSPLRRAPLPKHFEITQETARLLSKLHSEAVPKTTCCPDPQPEETDDHL, from the exons ATGGACGCGGCAGAGCCGG ggctACCCCCAGCTCCAGAGAGCAGGAAGAGGTACAGTGACATCTTCCGGAGCTTGGACAACCTTGAGATCTCACTGGGGAACGT GACCCTTGAGATGCTGAGTGGAGACTCTGTGCTTTCCGGAGACCCAGAGCCTGACCAGACCTCCACAGCCACTGTG CCCAGTGAAAGCAGGCGTTGGAGTGGCTCCTCTCTGGAGGGTCCTGCACCCCTTACAG CGGAGGAACTGGACTTGCGGCTCATTCGGACCAAGGGGGGTGTGGATGCATCCCTGGACTACGCCAAGACCTGGAGCCGCTATGCCAAGGAGCTGCTGGCCTGGACAGAAAAGAGAGCCAGCTATG AGCTGGAGTTTGCCAAAAGCATCATGAAGATTGCCGAGGCGGGCAAGGTGTCAGTCCACCAGCAG AGCCACATGCCACTGCAGTACATCTACACCCTGTTCATGGAGCACGACCTCAGCCTGGGAGCCCTGGCCGTAGAGACGGTAGCCCAGCAGAAGAGAGACTACTACCAG CCCCTGGCCGCCAAGCGGACTGAGATTGAGAAGTGGCGGAAAGAGTTCAAGGAACAGTGGATGAAGGAGCAGAAGCGGATG AACGAAGCCGTGCAGGCGCTGCGGAGGGCCCAGCTCCAGTACATGCAGCGCAGTGAGGACCTGCGGGTGCGCTCCCAGGTGTCCCCTGAGGAACCAGCCCCCCAGGCCTCGCCGGGACCCAGCAAACAGCAGGAGCGGCGGCGACGCTCCCGAGAGGAGGCCCAGGCCAAG GCCCAGGAGGCCGAGGCGCTGTACCAGGCCTGCGTCCGTGAGGCCAACGCGCGACAACAGGACCTGGAGGCAGCCAAGCAGCGGATTGTGTCGCATGTGCGCAAGCTGGTGCTGCAGGGAGACGAAGTACTGCGGCGG GTGACCCTGGGACTGTTCAGCCTGCGGGGGGCGCAGGCGGAACGTGGCCCGCGCACCTTCTCCGCCCTGGCGGAGTGCTGCGAGCCCTTCGAGCCTGGCCAGCGCTACCAGGAGTTCGTGCGGGCGCTGCGGCCTGAGGCACCGCCGCCTCCGCCACCTGCCTTCTCCTTCCAGGAGTTCGTGGCCCCTGTGCACAG CTCCCCTCTGGACACAAGGAAGAAGCTTTCCGGCCCCCCACCTCCACGGCTGGATGAGAGTGTGGCTGAGTCAGGCCCTTGGGAGGACACAG GGACTCCGGGCCCCACTCCAGGCAGCGATGTGGACAGCGTGGGTGGTGGCAGTGAGTCTCGGTCCCTGGACTCTCCCTCTTCCAGCCCAG GCCCCGGCGCGAGGCGGCTGGTAAAGGTCTCATCCATAGGCACCGAGTCCTCAGATGACTTTGAGGAGCGAGACCCTG ACCTGGGAGATGGGCTGGAGAATGGACCAGGCAGCCCCTTCAGGAAGTGGACACTGTCCAATGCAGCCCAGACACACCAACTGCGGCGGCTGCGGGGCCCTGCCAAGTGCCGCGAATGTGAGGCTTTCATGGTCAGCGGGATCGAGTGTGAGAAG TGCTTTCTGACCTGCCACAAGCGCTGCCTCGAGACTCTACTGATCCTCTGTGGACATAGGAAGCTCCCAGCCCGAACTCCCATCTTTGGGGTTGACTTCTTGCAGCTGCCGAGggacttcccagaggaggtgCCCTTTGTGGTCACCAAGTGCACAGCAGAGATAGAACACCGTGCCCTGGGTGTACAG gGCATTTATCGGGTCAGTGGGTCCCGGGTCCGAGTGGAGCGGCTGTGCCAGGCTTTCGAGAACGGCCGAGCATTGGTGGATCTGTCAGGGAACTCTCCTCATGACATCTCGAGTGTCCTCAAGCGATTCCTCCAGGAG CTCACTGACCCCGTGGTCCCTTTCCACCTCTACGACGGCTTCATCTCTCTGGCTAAGGCCCTGCATGCAGACCCCGGGCACAACCCCGggacccccagccccagctctgagGTTATCCGCTTGCTGAAGAACCTCTTGGTGCACCTGCCTGACTCTAACTACAACACCCTGCGGCACCTGGTGGCTCATCTGTTCAG GGTGGCCGCACAGTTTGAGGAAAACAAGATGTCTGCTAACAACCTGGGCATTGTGTTTGGACCAACGCTGCTGCGGCCACCAGATGGCCCAGGGACAGCCGGTGCTGGCCCGGTCACCTGCCTGCTAGACTCCGGGCACCAGGCACAGCTTGTCGAGTTCCTCATCATGTACTATGAACAGATCTTTGGGATGGACGAACTCCCCCTGGCCGTTGAGCCCCCACCCCAagaccccagcccagcccccgaGCCCCTCACAATCAGCCCCCAGACACAACCCCCAAACCTTGCTCCAgactccctgcccccagccctagccctggaccCTGACCCAGACCCAGAGCCCCACAGTGCCCCTGAGGAGCATCTCGAGGCCACACCCTCTGAG ACTCCAACTCCACAGAGTGACCAGAGAGAAGAAGTGGCCGAAAACACCAAAGATGAGGGAGGGGAAG TGTccagcaaaggccctgaggactCACTCCTGGGGACACAGTCCCGTGGCCACTTCAGCCGCCAGCCAGTGAAGTATCCCCGGGGGGGCGTGCGGCCTGTCACCCACCAGCTATCCAGCTTGGCCCTGGTAGCTTCCAAATTGTGTGAGGAGACCCCTGTCACACCAGTACCCCGAGGGAGCTTGCGGCGGAAGGGACCCggcaccaccacctcctcccctgaGGGGAGTCCGCTGCGCCGCGCCCCACTGCCCAAGCATTTTGAGATCACCCAGGAGACAGCCCGGCTGCTCTCCAAGCTGCACAGTGAGGCTGTGCCCAAGACTACCTGCTGCCCAGACCCCCAGCCTGAGGAAACGGATGACCATCTCTGA